The genomic DNA GGCACTGATCTGTGAAAATgatcaataaaataatattgTAATACGATGTTATCAACTGAGTTTGATCAATATTTAAACAACGTGTTAAAGAGCAGAACTCAAACTATTGATCACAggtaaagaggaaaagaaatcaTACGTTTATTTCATGAGCTGATCAGTGCTGATGACAATCAATAATCAATACGAAACAAGGTTTCATTGTAAATATTtcagtcaaagaaaaacaaataggcAGCTAATAAATACTGTTTATTGATGAGTAAACACGTGATTGGCTGAAGAGAGATTAAGGCACATCAAACTGtgaggtcacttcctgtttcacacacacagcagagggTGGGGCCCAAAAGCAAAGGCGTGACAGGCTGATGATCACAGATCAGAATATCGATCAGTCGATTGATATCACACAGAATTTCTGATCAATGCTGTGAGCATGCTCAGTCTGGAAGAACGTCTAATCAATATTCTGATCagttatctgtgtgtgtgttgcctcGTTGTCCAGTCCTCTAAGTGCTGTGATTCTGTCCAATCAGGAGGCAGCGGACCGGTCACCTGACCAGAGGGGGGTGGAGTCAGAACCTTGCATCAGCTCTTGGCTTGTTTCCTCTTCTGAATGAGCTCGGCGAGGATCTTATACCGGATCATGCACTCCTCCTGTAATCGATACACATGATCCATCAGTTATTGATCGCTTCTCGATCGCCTGTTGAAAGTTCGCCCGCCCCCGCCTCACCTTGCTCTTTCCCGGGACCACCTTGGCGATGCGGTCCCAGCGCTCGGGCGTCCCGCGAGGGAACTGCTGCAGAGCGAGTTCCAGCAGTTTCTGCTGGTTCTGAGTCCACACGGCGGGCTCTGGCTGGGGCTCCGCCTCCTCCTCGTCCACCGCCGCCGGGTCAAAATCTCTCTGCCGACGACCTCTGACCTTCACCTCCCCCCCGTccaaacacttcctgttcctcCTGCGAACCGTCGGTgcctccagctcctcctcctgttcctcctcACAAGCCTCGCCCACCCTCTGAGTCATCACGCTGTCGTCCACATTATGTGACTTCACAGGAAGAGGAGGCGCCTTTAGCTCCGACAGCTTTACCAGACCTGAAACACGAGAGAATCGGAGTACGGCTGATGTAACCGGACAGAACCGACAGTAGGACCAAAGAGTAGAACATGACAGTCCTATAAGGAACTTGGACACATCTGTAAACGACTGACATTATTACTGGTGTCAAAAATGGAACAACATATTTTTACAGCGTCTTATTTGGTCATCTACAAACTTTGTTCACGGTCATCAGTAATCAAAGCTACGCCACAGGAACGCGACCTGGAAATGAGAAGTTTATCGACGTCGAACTGTGGCGACATTTTTGTCCAGAAGGCAAGCTGGAGGTGGGCGGAGTTACCTGAGGTGTGGCTCACGCTGTCTTTCATCTGTTTGACTTTAGCCGTCACCTGTAGAAGAAACAGACTCTGTTACAGGAAGCAGAGAAGGTCGAGGGGAGCATGTTCCTGTTAAATGACGCctctctgtatttaatcattagtgattattcatctctggctctcttccacagcacgtCTTCCTccccccgcccctccctgagcctgcttctgctggaggtttcttcctgttaaaagggagtttttccttcccactgttgccaaagtgcttgttcatagggggtcatatgattgttgggtttttctctgcatgtattattgtagggtctactgtacaatataaagcaccttgaggcgactgctgttgtgatttatgtgtaaataaaactgaattgaactgattgGAGAAGATGATGATAGGAGAGCCTTCACAGGAGAGTGCCAGTCCAGACTTACATCGCTGACAGATCGACCCAGCTCATGAGCAATCTTTTCCCAGCGGCCCGGAGTTCCACCTGGGAATTTTACCATCAACCTGCTGAGGAGACTCAGCTCGTCTTCGGTCCAATTGGCAGCCtgaggacagacagacaaagagcGTTCACAGAGGCTGGATCGCGTTCAACAGAACCAGAACAAGTCCTCTTTAACGCCTGATGTGAGCAATCAATACGCGATCAATAACCTTCTTCTTGGGGGCTCTGCGGTCCTGCAGCCAGTCGTCCATCTGCTCCTCGATGTCCTCGATAGATGTGATCGGGTCATAACTCTGGGTGTGGTTCTGGTTCTCCGCCGATGGCTCGTAAACGGGAAACTCCACCTTCGGCTTCTTCACCTTTGGCCGCTTCTCTCCTAGGAGGACGGGTTAGCGATTACTGATTGATTACTGATCACTCTGAAGGCAAACTGGCAGCTTGAAAGCTGATTATTGATCAGCTGTTCTTACGTGGAGCCACTTCCTGCTCAGCTTCAGCTTCTCTCTGCTCCTGCTTCATCTGCTGATAGTCCTCATAGTACTGCTTCACCTCCTGCAACAGAGAGACTGGGTCAGAACCAGGAGCACCAGAGCCGGGACCAGCAGGGATTTCCACTGCTATGTCGTTAGGCTGTGGGACAGGAAGCTTTCATGTTTCCATGGATACAGCTCTATCTCGCAGCCGTCACCTTTTCGCTTTCTGTGCCACAGATCACCACATTAACCAGCTCAAAGCGTACCAGTACCGGGGGGGGTGTTCCCGTTACATCGGTTGTAACAGGAGGTCGGCCGTGTAAGTCCCGGCGTGTGTGGCATCCACAggaacctctgaatctcagctacaAGCTCATATAAACTGTTTCTACGAACACCAAATAGCGAAAACAACAGTTAACGGTCACGTCATTTCACGAAATGTccataaacaaacagaacagagcCTCGCCCTCTGAATGAGGAGGACAGTCAGCTTTGCGACAGATCAATTTCTTTGATCGAGGTTGCAGACGCTATAAAACATCTAAAGATTAACAAATCACCTGGAACTGACGGCCTTACTGCCGAGTTTTACAAACAGTTCGCTGACAGCTTAGCCCCGTTTCTTTTAGCAGTTTTTAAGGAAAGTTTGGATAGAGGTGCACTCCCTCCCACTTTATGTCAAGGTTTGATCCTCATTCCAAAACCAGGAAAGGATCCTTTGCTCTTAGACAACTGGCGACCAATCTCTTTACTGAATAATGATTATAAGATACTGGCACAAGTTCTGGCTAATAGAATAAAACCCGTATTAGATAAAGTTATTGATGAGAGTCAATCTGGATTCTTGCAGAAGCGTCATATCTCAAACAACATAAGATTAATTTTAGACATAATAGATTACCCAGAACTTTACAGGATGATGGTCTTATTCTTTCTTTAGATTTCTACAAGGCGTTCGACTCCTTAGAGCACgagtttatttttactgctttAAATAAATTTGGTTTGGTCAATCCTTCTGTAATGCCGTTCGGACACTGTACTCCAACAGTAACAGCTCCATAAAGCTCGCCACTGGTACTTCCCCGAGATTCTCTCTAAAGCGTGGAGTGAGGCAGGGTTGCCCCCTATCCGTATATTTATTCCTTCTTTCTGTGCAACTCCTTAATTCACACATTAAACTCAGTTCTTTAAAAGGCCTGGTCACTGCTAACAGACAAATACTCATAAGTCAGCTGGCAGACGATACAGCTCTCTTCCTCAGAGACGCCTCGCAAGTTTCAGTGGCCATTAACGACATACAGCCATTCTCTGAAGCCTCCGGACTTTCACTCAACCTGCATAAATGTGAAAAAGTTGTTTAGCAACTTCAGTTCATGGAATACCTGCAAGAAACTCTGTAGGATACCttggaataataaaaaacgagCAATCCAGATGCTCCACAAACTTCACTCCTATTTTAGATAAAACCCCAAAAGTCTTTAATCGTTGGCTACAGCGAGACCTGTCGTTGAAGGAAAGAGTTCTGCTGTCGAAGGCTGAAGGCATCTCCCGTCTAACCTATGCTGCCCAGTCACTACATGTTGATAATACAACCTGCAAGTCAATTAACAAATTATTATACAATTTtttatggaaaaataaaactcacTACTTGCGTAAATCAGTAGCTTTAAATTCATATGATAAAGGAGGTATAAATGTTATTGGTTTCGGTGCTCTTAACAAcacctttaaaataaactggattaaaaagtatttaaaaaatccCACTTCTATCTGGAACTTTATCTCACATCACGTGTTCTCTGATTTAGGCGGCCTTAACTTCCTGCTGCTCTGCAATTATAGAATACCACTGAAACTTTCTCACTTCCATCAACAAACTCTTTGGGCATGGGCACTGATTTACAAACACAATTTCTCTCCACAAAACTGTTTGATTTGGAAAAACCacaatattatttataaaaataaaactctttttttaataatggaATAATCTTGGTTAGTCAGTTCTATAAAGAAGATGGACTCTTATATAATTACTCTGAATTCCTCAGGAGATACAATGTAGCAGTAACGCCTAAAGAATTCTCAGTCGTGTTCGATGCCATCCCATCTGGTCTGTCTGTGTTACTCAGTGCTCCACTACAGGTCACTCCCCCCGATGTGTTACACTCTTCTCTTGGCAGTGTTTGCTTCTCCTCTCATAAGTCTATGAACACCAAAATAAGATCTCTCTTTCAGGATGCAATGGTCTCCGTTCCATCAGCCATATTTTATTGGGCCAATTTTGTAACAGATATTGAACGGGAAAAAGTTTGGACTTTTCCACAAAGGTTTCTTTTAACGAACAAAGTTAAAGAGATTTCCTTTAAATTGATTCATAAGTTTTACCCCACCAAACAATATTTGTCCAAATTTATggctgaaataaatgtaaattgtAGCTTCTGTCAAGAGCAACCTGAAACAGTCACTCATTTGTTTTGgtcatgtaaatgtaaatttacatgtaaattcTGGAAGGACTTCCACGAGTTTATTACTGACTCTATTCTCCCTAATTTTCAACTATATTACAAGGACGTTATCTTTGGCTGTTATAATTTTAAAGACAAGGACAATGATGCTTTCTTCTTTATAAATAtggttttatttttggcaaaatttcacacacacaaaagcaaagtcCTCGGCAGAAAACCTGAACTTCTTGTATTAAAAATGGAACTCGCACAATATATAAGAACAATCTCCTCATCAAAAAACACCGAGGCTCTCGAGACTGTTAACATCTGTAACCGTTTGAAACTGCTGACTTGATTTTGGCTCTtgcaaacttttatttatttgtgttcctccttaatttattttatttttgtattcacTTTTGTCTCACTGTCCCCGTCACTCTCATTGCTCCTCGTTGTAATACTACAATGTCATCGTTATGTGATTCCTGTTTTACTTAACTGTATGTCTAAAATGTGATagataaagttaaaaaaacaaacaaacaaaaccaaccccAGAACAGAGCCTCGTTAGCACGGGCTAACCGAGCGAAcagtacattttctgaaagcagaGATTTCACAGATTCCTAAAGTTTCGTCACGCTCCGACCAAAATTTAGCGAACCAGCCGCAGAAGCAGACGCTCGATAGAGTCAGACTTACTTTCCCGTTGCTTTCACAGCATAAACAGCCAGCTTGTTTCCTTAATAACTCAATCTCCCACAATGCCTCAGAGCCTCAGAGCAAATCCAGTTTTCTGCCCAGTTACAGATATTTGATTGGATGAGGGTCTTAAATTTAGTACCACGTGTACTTTTCGTGTTGCAACATCTGATTGATGAAACTGACGTAAACACGACGACGTTACCGTgattctattggctcaaacgattaaaaagaggtgtcgaTCATGCAAATCGGCCAATAGAAGCCCGAGTTACAGCCGCTCAGACTTTAAAGGGAAAAGGTGTACCTGAGAGTGGAGGCGACTCTTGACAAATACTCCAATAAACCAAACATGTTAGGTGTAAATAAACTTCAATCATTTCTGCTTTCATCTCTAAATGTAACTGACAGATGGTGCCACATGCCTGGTTATCATCAGCAGTAATCTCTCACTGTTTCACAGCAggaatctttgcacagatgatgaatatatttactgTCTGAAGCATATTTTCAAAGAGGCCCTGtgcaataaaatgcaaaaatcaGTGAGGCGACCTACTTCCTGTGTCCCAGCCTCTTTGACACAGTAACATCTGCTGTGATATTTACAGCTTTGTTCGCACAGTTTGTAACTGCAGACAAACACTCCATTGATTTCAGCAGGAAGCCCAGGAGGACCCTCGGGGCTCAGCTGGTTCTGTGCTGACGCTCGTCATCTCTGACGGGGTTTCATCGACCAATCATATCACTGGAAAATAGTGTCATCACTTCTGGAAGATCCCACTGTGGGTAGAGCAGGAGGGTGTGAAGCATCTGACACGATCCTGTTACAGTTTAATTGTTCTGGTTCTACCGGCTGACCTGGGGTCAGACCTGCTCTGACTCCAGAGCGTTAAACTTGAAAGAATCCCTCAGATCACAAATATGACCCTGATCATGTgacactgatcacatgacccTGATCAGTGTGTGCACATCTCACCAGCTGTGGATTCAAACAGGCCAAACTTTATTGTCACAGTGCAGCTTTTCCTCCCTCAGCGCTGCTCAGTCTGCAGTCGCTCGAACTACATCTAGGTTTGTGACTGGCCCAGACTGCTGCCAGACCCGCCCCCCTCACGTCCTGATAGGCAGAGGCATTGTGGCTTACTGAGGAGAGCCGCCCACTCTTACCTGCACGGCCTGGGGCAGGTTCTTAATGAACAGGTAGATCCAGATGCTGAGCTTCAGAGGGAGGATGTCCTGCCAATGAGGTCGCTCCTGgtctctgaaacacacacacatcagacacacacacacagacacacacacatacaagcaaAGGAACTCCACAGGTGATGATGTCACGCCGTACCTGTCAGCCCGCTCCTGACTGACACACCTGAGCTCCTCTGCAGGTTTGgagttcagcttcttcttcttctccttcttcttcttactCAGCAGCTCATCCTGCAGACAGAAGACCGGCCCTCATTGGCTATTTCTATCTGCTCGTTTCGGATTGGCTGCAGCAGATATACTGTGACCTCGCTCTGATTGGCCAACTCACCAGCTGTTTCTCCAGGTAGATGGACCAAATGACGGCGTAGTGCCCCACAGTGAGGATGACGAAAAGGAGGAAGCCCAGCTCGACGTTGCTCATCTTCCTCACCCGTCTGTAGTAAAACACCGGCTGCCTCCAATCAGGGAGCCCGTTCAGCAGTATGTCGTCATACCTGAGGAGTTACACAACTGTCAGAACGCCaagctctgattggctgtcacTGACTGACGTAAACAGATGTACACACTCACTTGCGGCGCCTCTCCTCATCCTTCAGGACTTCATAGATGGCCACCAGCTGCAAATACACACACGCTAACAGTCATCAGGTCTCATGagtgtgttgtttgtttacggttgttgttgtttgtcgTTGTTCCCACCTGTCTGAACTGTGTCTCTGCGTTTTCGTCCTTGTTCTTGTCGGGGTGCAGAATCAGGGACAGACGGCGGTACGCCTTCTTTATCTCTGCTCCCGACGCCTCCTGAAGGgagacagaggtcagaggtcagcgttGGACACCTGAGACCAGGTGATGTTTCCTTTGACAGGAGTGAACGAAGGCCCCCAGGATACACAGCGGCGGCACTCGGAGCCTGCAGCAGAGAGCCCGGGTTAACGGAGACGGCGGATAACCACCGTGGCCACAGACGTCATCTCTGACGGCGTTTGAGATAACTAAGAGAAAACCTGGATATGATGAACTTCCTGTGACTCGTCTTTATTTGAACATTTACTTTCTCGCTGCTGATTCCGTCTTGTCATGTGACACGTAACAGCACCTCCCGCCAGGGTTCCTGTGATGTCACAGGTGTAGAGGAAGTGGTCAGCAACGCGTTGAGCACCTGCATTAGAATCAGTCAAAGCTAGATAAAGGCACCTGCTGACCAATCAGAGACGGCCTCTTCAGCCCATTTAttaaaagaagcagaagaagaagagtcaTTGTGGTTTTTTCATCGGCCTGAAAAACACCAACTTCCTCTGAGCAGCTCAACGCCGCCTGATGTCAGAGACCGCCGTCTGCATCACAGAGCAACCTGCTGCTGTGTGAACTGCACATGCTCAGAAACACAGCATTACATTAATAAGCAACCAATAACGGACCAATAACAGCCTCCCCACCCACATggctccacctgctgcaggttctATTGATCAGGTTAAAAAACACGTGATCAGGTAACATCTGGTCTGATTATTGATCTTCTCTAACGGATCTATCAGCTGTGATCGTCGCAATAATCTTTCATTATGACAACAGTTAACCAGACCCGGCTCGGCACGGACCTGCTCCACGTTCAAGAACTGGTAGAAGGTCTGCGGGATCTCCTCCACCAGGTCCAGCAGCTCCAGGTCCTCGTCCCAGGCGCTAAGAGGGGGGACCGCGGAGACCAGCAGGGCCAGGCAGACCAGCAGGAGCCCCATCCCCGAGGACCCGCTCCTGGATCCGGCTACAGAGACCATAGAGACCCGGGGACCCGATCGCTCCGACAGCCACCTCACACGCTCCGGAACATCCGGCTCTTCTTCTTCGTCTGTGGTGTTCGTGGCTGCGAGGAGCAGCGCCCCCGCGCGGGCCCACTGCAGCTCCGCGCGCCTCTTCAGTCACGTGATTATGCTCCGCCCTGATGGAGTACTGACGTCATTTCATTTTATCCTGTCGGAGCTTCCTCCAAACGCATGAGAGCGATACAGAAACATTTAGCTTTCCTCAGGTTTCA from Pelmatolapia mariae isolate MD_Pm_ZW linkage group LG18, Pm_UMD_F_2, whole genome shotgun sequence includes the following:
- the dnajc1 gene encoding dnaJ homolog subfamily C member 1; the protein is MVSVAGSRSGSSGMGLLLVCLALLVSAVPPLSAWDEDLELLDLVEEIPQTFYQFLNVEQEASGAEIKKAYRRLSLILHPDKNKDENAETQFRQLVAIYEVLKDEERRRKYDDILLNGLPDWRQPVFYYRRVRKMSNVELGFLLFVILTVGHYAVIWSIYLEKQLDELLSKKKKEKKKKLNSKPAEELRCVSQERADRDQERPHWQDILPLKLSIWIYLFIKNLPQAVQEVKQYYEDYQQMKQEQREAEAEQEVAPREKRPKVKKPKVEFPVYEPSAENQNHTQSYDPITSIEDIEEQMDDWLQDRRAPKKKAANWTEDELSLLSRLMVKFPGGTPGRWEKIAHELGRSVSDVTAKVKQMKDSVSHTSGLVKLSELKAPPLPVKSHNVDDSVMTQRVGEACEEEQEEELEAPTVRRRNRKCLDGGEVKVRGRRQRDFDPAAVDEEEAEPQPEPAVWTQNQQKLLELALQQFPRGTPERWDRIAKVVPGKSKEECMIRYKILAELIQKRKQAKS